A window of Miscanthus floridulus cultivar M001 chromosome 12, ASM1932011v1, whole genome shotgun sequence genomic DNA:
TAAATTCAAAGAATCAGCAGGTCCAGTTAGTATTGACCCTTAAGTGGTTAATAAAGTTTATGTAGGTAAAATTCACTGCAAATGCGAAAGGGCCTCTATAGCTGAGTCAGTTAGGTGCAGGTCCTGAGTTCGAATTTCAGGCGGGCTTCTGAGGTTAAAAAGTCCCCTCGTCTatcccacgccaaagcacaggtctaaggaccGGCCTAGGTTTTCACATGGGCAACTGTGCCGCGGTGTATGGGTGGAGCAGGGGTTTGGAGGTTTTCTCAACTTGTGTGAGAAGGTTACCTTCTATCTTAGGCAGAATGCCGGTGGGGGGTTGGCTTACCCCACAGGTGAGAAAGCCTGGCTGGCATCTTTTCCCTTGCCTTCTGGCCTTCTGTTGTTGTATATCTTGAAAGAATACTCAAGACCAATGCTATAGAAGTAAtgataaaatcaagaaacatctgAAGAGTAAATTTACAAGGTGAGACAACTAAATTTCATAACAGAATTGCTATGCTCATAATTTTTTGCCATCCTTATTCAAGTTGCATGACTATCAACAATTCAGCAGATGGCTTCTTATTTTACTCGGAGAAACCAGGCCTCCTGTTTGAGCCAAGATCAAGCTAATTCTTATTATCCACGTATCAAACAAATTTAACTACTCTCCATCATATATCACAGTATTACTCACCCCTAGAGCTATTTTTTTTTATCTTGAAAAATCAATATTAATAGAACATAATGCTGAACAGATTCGTCAGTTTAATTACTTTGGATCATAAGTATCAACAAACATTCGAACAATTCCTCACATATGAAAATTTCAATGTTAaagggaggagaggggagaagCGCACCGCAAATAAGCAAACAAACAGCAACTTACTAGCAAAGTTGCAATCTCCTAACAGCCTCGACAACGTCCTCCTTTCGCACAGACACAATAGTATACAGATGCAACAGCCGCCGCTGAGAGCGCGTTATTATCTAATCCAGAGCTCTATTCGTCCCCGACGATCTCGAACTCTTGCTCGCGGAGGTGGGCGATGAACCGGATCGGCTTTTCCTGGCCGTCCAGCTTGAGCATGAACTCCACCTTGAAGGGGAGATTGGCCGTGACGCGCTTGCCCTTCCAAACGCCGATGTACTGCTTGACGACGCCCTCCATGCCGCGCAGGTCCAGGCCGGGCGCCTTGGCAACGTGGTGGACGCGGACGGGCGCCGTGACGCGCACGCGCTTCCCAACCTTGGGCGCAGCCGCGGCCTCCTCGGCAGCTACGTCATGGGACGAGGACACGTCGCTGCCGACGGCCACCCGGGGCGCGATGTGGAGGCGCGCGCACCACCGCGGCGGCGTGGGGAGGAGACGGCAGCGGGCGGGAGTGGAGGCGGGAGGGAGGAAGCGGAGGCTGGGGTGGAGGGGATCTGGCGAGGTGGAGCTGGAGGGGGATGCAACGGCAGTGGCGGTGGCCGCCATGATCGCCATCGGGGACGGGAAGGTTGGTGGGCGGGTGGGGAATTGCATCGAGCCGGTGGTGCGCACGTGAGGATTAGAGATGCGGGAGCTGCACTGCCAGGAACCAGGATGCCAAGTTGGCAACGGGGTCGGGGGGGTTGCTCGTGGGGCGGGCAACGGGCGGGATTCTTCAGGTCCGAACGGCCGGACCGGAAACGTCCGCCGAACGGCGCTTCATCCGGAGCAGAGCGCAACGATTTTACACGAGCGGCCCATTAGCGAGCGCGGCCCAACCATCATCCACGCGCGATTATGCTGTGGAGGCAGGTAAGCAGTTACGTGTTTCTCTTAGTTTCCTTtcattttatatatttctttttcctttttcttttcattttcttttcctATGGTTTTTActtctattttctattttattatttttatctaagtttatttcttgtttcttttataattatGTTTTCTTTGATTCATGTTTTTTATTTATCTTTCtttaattttttctttttcttttcttttctttcttttttcttgttctttttatttcttttttcttgttctttttctttataGGCttcaatttatttttatttttattcttatttttgttttatgtgaattattattattcttttatttttttaatatttttatctttcttttatttcttttttgatTTTACTACAATtaactatttattttattttattttattttattttctttcttttttccttttatctttatgttttctataatttttttattttttttctattttattctaattaattattttttcatGTTTACTTTTTATATTTCATGAGATATTCTATTATGTATTTTGTAATGTTCAAATTATATATAATTATGCTCTATAATGCATTTTGTGATGTTTATGGAGTATTCATGTGATGTTTTATCATATATTTTTATGTTCCCGTGGTATATACATGCCACGCACGCACGCTTGTAGGATGGGCCAGCTTACGTGGGatttttt
This region includes:
- the LOC136498041 gene encoding ferredoxin-thioredoxin reductase, variable chain-like; the protein is MAIMAATATAVASPSSSTSPDPLHPSLRFLPPASTPARCRLLPTPPRWCARLHIAPRVAVGSDVSSSHDVAAEEAAAAPKVGKRVRVTAPVRVHHVAKAPGLDLRGMEGVVKQYIGVWKGKRVTANLPFKVEFMLKLDGQEKPIRFIAHLREQEFEIVGDE